In Chloroflexota bacterium, the sequence GTGGAGCAAATTGCCAATTTGCTCCACGCGGGTGGGGATGAATCGCCGCATCGCCGCGCAGGGCGGCAGCACACCTCACCCCCGCGCCTTCGGCGCCCCCCTCGCCGTGGGCGGAGAGGGGGATTGAGGGGGTGAGGTTCGCATACCACTGGATTCGTCTTATTCGTGGATGCCCCCAGCCCGCAAGATGGTCCCGAACGTCTCGCGGCCCAGCAGCGCCTCGGCCAGGCGGCCGGGAATCTCGCCCGAGAAGAAATGCACGCGCAACCCCGGCCGCTCCTCCACCAGGGCCGCCAGCGCCCTCACCTTGCCCAGCATCCCGCCCGTTACGTCGGTGCCGTGGGACCCGCCAAGCCCGCCCAGACCCTGCGCCAGCGTTGCCGGCGTGATGACCGGAATCCGGCGGGCGTCGGGATGACGCAGCGGATCCGACTCATAGACCCCATCCACGATGCCCGCCATCAGGATGCGGTTCGGGGGGATGCGCCGCGCCAGGTACAGGAAGATGTCCTCGGTGGAGATGATCGCCGTCCCCTGGTCGTCGTCAAACGCCACGTCGCCGTACACAAGCGGCACCAGACCATGGGCCAGCGCAGCCTCAATCGGCCCCGTGGCCATCTCGGCCAGGGCCCCCGAGCGGCGGCGCGCCGACGCCGACGGCTGCAACGAGAGGGCCGGCACGCCGGCCTCCAGGCAGGCGTCCACGACAAGGCGATTCAGGCGGGCGGCGGCGGCGCTCGTCTCGGCCAGGCCGCGCCAGTCGCCCTGCCCCGCCAGCCCCAGGTGCACGCCGTAGCGCCGCGCCGCAAAATGCCCGAATGACCCGCTTCCGTGGCCCAAAAGCACCCGCAGGCCGGGTGCGGCGTCCAGCGCCGCGCGCACCTCCCGCGCCAGACGGCGGATGACATCCAGGCGCGGCGTGGCCTCCAGCGTCTTGTCGGTGATCAGCGAGCCGCCCAGTTTCACGAAGACCGTCGCGCCCTCCGCGCTCATTCCGCTTCTGCCCCCTGCCCCGTGCGGGCCACGCGGCGAACGGTAACCCATTCGCCCTCAATCGTAACCTCGTCGCCCGTGCGTATCTGCCCGATGTCT encodes:
- a CDS encoding isopentenyl phosphate kinase family protein, with the translated sequence MSAEGATVFVKLGGSLITDKTLEATPRLDVIRRLAREVRAALDAAPGLRVLLGHGSGSFGHFAARRYGVHLGLAGQGDWRGLAETSAAAARLNRLVVDACLEAGVPALSLQPSASARRRSGALAEMATGPIEAALAHGLVPLVYGDVAFDDDQGTAIISTEDIFLYLARRIPPNRILMAGIVDGVYESDPLRHPDARRIPVITPATLAQGLGGLGGSHGTDVTGGMLGKVRALAALVEERPGLRVHFFSGEIPGRLAEALLGRETFGTILRAGGIHE